From Streptomyces sp. NBC_01460, a single genomic window includes:
- a CDS encoding EF-hand domain-containing protein: MRTEATERAELVFSLFDANGNGVLDSDDFDLMTARVLEAAVASDDGAREAIRAAFRRYWTTLATELDANGDGVISVDEFRPFVLDPERFGPTITEFAEALAVLGDPDGDGLIERPLFVSLMRAIGFAEANIHALFDAFGPDAEDRITVTTWARGIEDYYAPDLGGIPADQLVAVRAV, encoded by the coding sequence GTGCGAACTGAGGCCACCGAGAGGGCCGAGCTGGTCTTCTCCCTCTTCGACGCCAACGGCAACGGGGTCCTCGACTCCGACGACTTCGACCTGATGACGGCACGCGTTCTGGAGGCGGCGGTCGCATCGGACGACGGCGCCAGGGAGGCCATCCGGGCCGCCTTCCGCCGTTACTGGACCACGCTGGCCACGGAGCTGGACGCCAACGGCGACGGTGTGATCAGCGTCGACGAGTTCCGTCCGTTCGTGCTCGACCCCGAGCGTTTCGGTCCTACGATCACGGAGTTCGCCGAGGCGCTCGCCGTACTCGGCGACCCCGACGGGGACGGCCTGATCGAGCGCCCGCTCTTCGTGTCGCTGATGAGGGCGATCGGCTTCGCGGAGGCGAACATCCACGCGCTATTCGACGCCTTCGGCCCGGACGCCGAGGACCGCATCACCGTGACCACCTGGGCCAGGGGCATCGAGGACTACTACGCCCCGGACCTGGGCGGGATTCCGGCTGACCAACTGGTGGCTGTCCGGGCCGTCTGA